Proteins from one Phyllobacterium zundukense genomic window:
- the surE gene encoding 5'/3'-nucleotidase SurE: MRILLTNDDGIHAEGLSVLERIAGQLSDDIWVVAPETDQSGLAHSLTLSNPLRLRKIDDRHFAVRGTPTDCVIMGVKHLMPDAPDLILSGVNSGSNMADDVTYSGTVAGAIEGTLLGIKSIALSQEYNLDGGARVLPWEVVEERAPAILKKVLDVELPKTVLININFPSCSAAEIAGTRVTAQGKLSHGLTIEERHDGRGLPYYWLRYGRGKDVPAENSDVAALAKNFISITPLQLDLTAHDTLATLASAIA; the protein is encoded by the coding sequence ATGCGCATTCTTCTGACCAACGATGATGGTATTCATGCGGAAGGTCTGAGCGTGCTTGAACGCATTGCCGGCCAGCTCTCCGACGATATCTGGGTGGTCGCGCCCGAGACCGACCAGAGCGGCCTTGCGCATTCGCTGACGCTTTCCAACCCGTTGCGTCTGCGCAAGATCGATGACCGGCATTTTGCCGTGCGCGGCACCCCGACCGATTGCGTCATCATGGGCGTCAAGCACCTGATGCCGGACGCGCCTGATCTGATACTGTCCGGTGTCAATTCCGGCTCGAACATGGCCGATGACGTTACCTATTCGGGGACCGTGGCTGGCGCCATCGAGGGCACGCTGCTCGGTATCAAGTCCATTGCCTTGTCGCAGGAATACAATCTCGATGGCGGCGCGCGCGTGCTGCCTTGGGAGGTCGTGGAGGAGCGGGCGCCCGCGATCCTGAAAAAGGTGCTTGATGTCGAACTGCCAAAGACCGTTCTCATCAATATCAATTTCCCGAGTTGCAGCGCTGCGGAGATCGCCGGAACCCGGGTTACGGCGCAAGGCAAGCTTTCGCACGGCCTTACCATTGAAGAGCGCCATGATGGTCGCGGCTTGCCCTATTACTGGCTGCGCTATGGCCGCGGCAAGGATGTACCGGCTGAAAACAGCGATGTGGCTGCGCTCGCCAAGAACTTCATTTCAATCACGCCGCTGCAACTCGACCTGACAGCGCATGACACGCTAGCAACCCTTGCGAGTGCCATTGCATGA
- a CDS encoding protein-L-isoaspartate(D-aspartate) O-methyltransferase yields the protein MKVAMSEREGFAAFVLRMRALGLSDQRLISAFEATPRTAFVNGNLGNLAYGAGTLPIECGEFIEALDLQAQLINSLDLEPTHRVLEIGTGSGFTAAVMARLAGRVLSLERYRTLVELAHQRLQALKIENTFVKHADGRHGLVHDGPFDRIIVWGAFESMPRQFVDLLSSNGVMIAPIGPLDGRQVMARLSKIGSRFERHDLMSVRLLPLMEGVASAL from the coding sequence ATGAAGGTTGCGATGTCTGAACGTGAAGGATTTGCGGCTTTCGTCCTGCGCATGCGCGCCTTGGGCCTGTCCGATCAACGTCTGATCAGCGCTTTTGAAGCGACGCCGCGCACGGCATTCGTCAACGGCAATCTCGGTAACCTTGCCTACGGTGCGGGAACGCTGCCGATCGAATGCGGTGAGTTCATCGAAGCGCTCGATCTGCAGGCGCAGCTGATTAATTCCCTCGATCTTGAGCCTACGCACCGTGTGCTGGAAATCGGTACCGGTTCCGGCTTTACGGCGGCCGTGATGGCGCGGTTAGCGGGCCGTGTCCTGTCGCTGGAGCGTTATCGCACGCTGGTTGAACTGGCGCATCAGCGGCTCCAGGCCCTGAAGATCGAGAATACCTTCGTCAAACATGCGGATGGCAGGCATGGCCTCGTGCATGATGGCCCGTTCGACCGCATCATCGTCTGGGGGGCTTTCGAAAGCATGCCGCGCCAGTTCGTCGATCTCCTGTCGTCAAACGGCGTGATGATCGCACCGATCGGCCCGCTCGATGGCCGGCAAGTGATGGCGCGGCTATCAAAAATCGGCAGCCGTTTTGAGCGCCACGATTTGATGTCGGTGCGCCTGTTGCCCCTGATGGAGGGTGTCGCCTCGGCGCTTTAG
- a CDS encoding peptidoglycan DD-metalloendopeptidase family protein translates to MRLSTLDKASRRLALNAAILSIAGIAAGCSSGVQRFTSADFSSGYSDNQRSVMQASNNTPQPYTPPVDSTQTASVGSGGGVQRSSLPPVGAASTSALPPVSSQPTRPTLAPVASAAPLRQQQTASVQPMQAAPLGSASGTLKTPDGREAKMPAKPAPVHSNNVAVIQTPPVNKQVAAATTAAKPTSQGSYTVQSGDTLHAISRKTGSNVEAIKQANNMKDGTVRVGQTLIIPPSNSALAQNVANTMKPKGASVDQVKTASTPPAEQPKVVASAATQAAAAPQADTSAKPYTPPQASEKVIENADKDKDVAAAPSATGVSGMRWPVRGRVVANYGKGSDGINISVPEGTPIKAAENGVVIYSGDGLKEFGNTVLVRHDNGLVTVYGNASKLDVQRGQKVKRGDQLGVSGMTGNATTPMLHFEVRKNSTPVDPTKYLEILMLHYLPLVGRR, encoded by the coding sequence ATGCGTTTGAGTACACTAGACAAAGCGTCACGGCGGCTGGCTCTGAATGCCGCCATTCTCTCGATAGCCGGTATCGCGGCAGGCTGCAGCTCGGGCGTGCAGCGTTTCACCAGCGCGGATTTCAGTTCCGGCTATAGCGACAATCAACGATCAGTCATGCAAGCGTCCAACAACACGCCACAACCTTATACACCTCCCGTCGATTCAACGCAGACCGCTTCTGTCGGCAGCGGCGGAGGTGTCCAGCGCAGCAGCCTGCCGCCCGTCGGCGCTGCAAGCACTTCGGCGCTGCCGCCAGTCTCCTCGCAGCCAACGCGCCCGACACTCGCACCCGTTGCCAGCGCGGCGCCACTGCGTCAGCAACAGACGGCCTCAGTGCAGCCAATGCAGGCCGCACCGTTGGGGTCTGCTTCGGGTACGCTGAAAACTCCGGACGGCCGTGAAGCAAAGATGCCTGCAAAGCCGGCTCCGGTGCATTCGAACAACGTCGCCGTCATACAGACACCGCCGGTGAACAAGCAGGTAGCTGCTGCGACCACTGCTGCGAAGCCAACCAGCCAGGGCTCATACACAGTCCAGAGCGGTGACACGCTGCATGCGATTTCGCGCAAGACCGGCAGCAATGTCGAGGCGATCAAGCAAGCGAACAACATGAAGGACGGGACCGTCCGTGTTGGTCAGACGCTCATCATTCCGCCGTCCAATTCTGCGCTTGCACAGAATGTCGCCAACACCATGAAGCCGAAGGGCGCATCGGTCGATCAGGTCAAGACAGCTTCGACACCGCCTGCAGAGCAGCCGAAGGTGGTCGCAAGCGCCGCGACGCAGGCTGCTGCGGCTCCGCAGGCCGACACTTCGGCAAAGCCTTACACACCGCCACAGGCGAGCGAGAAGGTGATCGAGAACGCGGATAAGGACAAGGATGTTGCCGCTGCGCCGTCGGCTACCGGCGTCTCGGGGATGCGCTGGCCGGTTCGCGGCCGGGTTGTCGCCAATTATGGCAAGGGCAGCGACGGCATCAACATCTCCGTGCCTGAGGGTACGCCGATCAAGGCTGCTGAAAACGGCGTGGTCATCTACTCCGGCGATGGCCTGAAGGAATTCGGCAACACGGTGTTGGTGCGCCATGACAATGGTCTTGTGACCGTATATGGCAATGCCAGCAAGCTCGATGTTCAGCGCGGCCAGAAGGTCAAGCGCGGCGACCAGCTCGGAGTGTCGGGCATGACCGGCAACGCAACGACGCCGATGCTTCACTTCGAGGTTCGCAAGAACTCGACGCCTGTCGACCCGACGAAATATCTCGAGATCCTGATGCTCCACTATCTCCCCCTTGTGGGGAGAAGGTGA
- a CDS encoding ATP-binding protein, which yields MSDELLTDKLDRLIAVLERMAPPKAQPADLDVADCFVWNPDKLAFDPVSKVNRVDISLIRGVDNVRDILFDNTKRFADGLQANNVLLWGARGMGKSSLVKAVHASVNTAASAGGHPLKLVEIHREDIDSLPALMAAIKDTDYRFILFCDDLSFDHDDTSYKSLKAALEGGVEGRPDNVIFYATSNRRHLLPRDMIENERSTAINPSEAVEEKVSLSDRFGLWLGFHKCSQDDYLSMIDGYAAHFDLPIKQPELHAQALEWSTTRGARSGRVAWQFTQDLAGRLGKKL from the coding sequence ATGTCCGATGAATTGCTGACAGATAAACTTGACCGGCTGATTGCGGTGCTGGAGCGCATGGCACCGCCAAAGGCTCAACCGGCCGATCTCGATGTGGCGGATTGCTTCGTGTGGAATCCCGACAAACTCGCCTTTGACCCGGTTAGCAAGGTCAACCGCGTGGACATTTCATTGATCCGCGGCGTCGACAACGTTCGCGATATCCTGTTCGACAATACGAAACGCTTTGCCGATGGTTTGCAGGCAAACAATGTTCTCTTGTGGGGCGCGCGAGGCATGGGCAAGTCGTCGCTGGTCAAGGCAGTGCATGCCTCGGTCAACACTGCCGCTTCGGCCGGCGGCCACCCGCTCAAACTTGTGGAAATTCACCGCGAGGACATCGACAGCCTCCCTGCCCTGATGGCGGCCATCAAGGACACTGACTACCGCTTCATCCTGTTTTGCGACGACCTGTCCTTTGATCACGACGACACATCGTACAAATCATTGAAGGCGGCACTGGAAGGCGGCGTCGAAGGCCGGCCGGACAATGTCATCTTCTATGCCACGTCGAACCGGCGTCATCTTCTGCCGCGCGACATGATCGAGAACGAACGTTCCACGGCTATCAACCCTTCCGAAGCGGTCGAAGAAAAGGTGTCGCTTTCGGATCGCTTCGGACTTTGGCTCGGGTTCCACAAATGCAGCCAGGACGATTATCTGTCGATGATCGATGGCTATGCGGCGCATTTCGACCTGCCGATAAAGCAACCGGAACTTCATGCGCAGGCGCTGGAATGGTCCACGACACGCGGGGCACGTTCCGGCCGTGTCGCCTGGCAATTTACCCAGGACCTTGCCGGACGTCTCGGCAAGAAACTGTAG
- the yajC gene encoding preprotein translocase subunit YajC, protein MFVTPAYAQATGVGGAPEMLMSILPFILIFVIMYFLIIRPQRTAAKKREEQLKNIRRGDTIITGGGFIAKVTKVYEDTGELDVEIGEGVKARVLRGMVADVRVKGEPVADNKK, encoded by the coding sequence ATGTTCGTAACTCCCGCATATGCACAGGCAACGGGTGTCGGCGGCGCACCGGAAATGCTGATGAGCATCCTGCCGTTCATTCTGATCTTCGTGATCATGTACTTTTTGATCATTCGCCCACAGCGTACCGCTGCCAAGAAGCGCGAAGAGCAGCTGAAGAATATCCGCCGCGGTGACACGATCATTACCGGTGGTGGTTTCATCGCCAAGGTTACCAAGGTCTATGAGGACACCGGCGAGCTGGATGTCGAAATCGGTGAAGGCGTCAAGGCCCGTGTCCTGCGGGGCATGGTAGCCGACGTCCGGGTCAAGGGCGAACCGGTTGCCGACAACAAGAAATAA
- the secD gene encoding protein translocase subunit SecD: MLYFSRWKTVLIWAVVLAGVILALPNLFTQDQLVTLPDWLPKKQLALGLDLEGGSRLRLQVDREHLPDTDATIAILNRRLSELGYTNPNVEGQRNGRVLVEVPGLYDSQLLKDILSLTGELHFQMVDDSVPVQQAIDGTPPEGDEVVYSFDDPPVAYLVKKEPLVSNKNFVDAQAGIDTTTQEPVITFRLDSIGADRFSKATKANVGKSFAIVLDNQVLSAPVISEEIPGNTGQISGNFDLSGASNLALVMRAGALPASVTVLEERTIGTDLGAAAVASGKIAALIGAVLVIVFMLLTYGLLGVIANIALVVNVILILAVLTLFGAPLTLAGVAGIVLTIGMAVDSNVLIYERIREDRRAGFSVIQAIDSGFSRALATIVDANVTTLIAALVLFILGSGPVHGFALTVTIGIVTTLFTTFTLTRWLVSVWVQWARPKEVPGALLKLVPNDTKIPFMKLRFLTLGFSALSSIAAIVLFAIVGMNFGIDFKGGTMVEIQSHEGAIDLDDVYSRLEDLNIGDIKIEPFKSDDRALITVGSQGEGEDAEQTVGVKIRGELQDDFDFRRIDVIGPSVSSELSHAGMLAVGLSLAVIFAYVWLRFEWHFALGAILATIHDVLLLLGMFIVFQMEFNLWSIAALLAIVGYSLNDTVVIYDRVRENLRRYGNSMSLSALLDASINQTLSRTILTSLATFLALIVLYLYGGEDVKSFSLVLGVGIIVATYSSIFVAGPLLMLFGLKGRDVTDNGTSAVSGQSGA; encoded by the coding sequence ATGCTCTATTTTAGCCGCTGGAAGACTGTACTCATCTGGGCTGTTGTTCTAGCAGGCGTTATTCTGGCGCTGCCAAATCTCTTCACACAGGATCAACTGGTAACCTTGCCGGACTGGTTGCCGAAGAAGCAGCTGGCGCTGGGTCTCGACCTCGAAGGTGGTTCGCGACTGCGCTTGCAGGTCGACCGGGAACATCTGCCGGACACCGACGCAACGATTGCAATCCTGAACCGCCGTCTCAGCGAGCTTGGCTATACCAATCCCAATGTCGAAGGCCAGCGCAATGGCCGTGTGCTTGTCGAAGTCCCCGGACTTTACGATTCGCAACTGCTCAAGGACATATTGAGCCTCACCGGCGAACTGCATTTCCAGATGGTCGACGATTCCGTGCCGGTTCAGCAGGCGATCGACGGCACGCCACCGGAAGGCGATGAGGTGGTGTATTCGTTCGACGATCCGCCCGTTGCCTATCTGGTGAAAAAAGAGCCGCTCGTCTCGAACAAGAATTTCGTCGATGCGCAGGCCGGGATCGACACGACCACCCAAGAGCCGGTGATCACCTTCAGACTGGACAGCATCGGCGCTGACCGATTCTCGAAGGCGACCAAGGCGAATGTCGGCAAATCTTTCGCTATCGTTCTCGACAACCAGGTGCTTTCAGCTCCGGTCATCAGTGAGGAAATACCCGGCAATACAGGTCAGATTTCCGGAAATTTCGACCTTTCGGGCGCAAGTAACCTTGCGCTTGTGATGCGGGCAGGCGCGCTGCCAGCGAGTGTCACCGTGCTTGAAGAGAGAACGATCGGCACTGATCTCGGAGCGGCTGCTGTAGCCTCCGGCAAGATCGCTGCTCTTATCGGCGCAGTTCTCGTCATCGTTTTCATGCTTTTGACCTATGGCCTTCTCGGCGTCATCGCCAACATTGCCCTTGTCGTCAATGTGATCCTGATACTGGCAGTGCTGACGCTCTTCGGCGCGCCGCTGACGCTCGCGGGTGTTGCCGGTATCGTGCTTACAATCGGCATGGCGGTCGATTCCAACGTGCTCATCTATGAACGCATTCGCGAGGACAGGCGCGCTGGCTTTTCCGTTATCCAGGCTATCGATTCCGGATTTTCACGGGCGCTTGCGACGATCGTCGATGCCAATGTCACCACGCTGATCGCGGCACTCGTGCTTTTCATTCTGGGCTCCGGGCCGGTGCACGGTTTCGCGCTGACCGTGACCATCGGTATCGTCACCACGCTGTTCACGACCTTCACGCTGACACGCTGGCTGGTATCCGTGTGGGTTCAATGGGCGCGTCCCAAGGAAGTTCCGGGCGCGCTCCTGAAGCTCGTTCCCAATGATACGAAAATCCCGTTCATGAAGCTGCGTTTTTTGACGCTTGGCTTTTCGGCGCTGTCGAGCATTGCGGCGATCGTGCTTTTCGCCATTGTCGGCATGAATTTCGGTATCGATTTCAAGGGCGGCACGATGGTCGAGATTCAATCGCACGAAGGTGCGATCGATCTCGATGATGTCTATAGCCGACTTGAAGATTTGAACATTGGTGACATCAAGATCGAACCATTCAAATCGGATGATCGCGCGCTGATTACCGTGGGCAGCCAAGGTGAGGGCGAGGACGCCGAGCAGACTGTCGGTGTCAAGATCCGGGGTGAATTGCAGGATGATTTCGATTTCCGCCGCATTGACGTTATCGGGCCATCCGTATCAAGTGAACTGTCACACGCCGGAATGCTCGCTGTCGGCCTCTCATTGGCGGTGATTTTCGCCTATGTGTGGTTGCGCTTCGAATGGCATTTCGCGCTTGGCGCCATTCTCGCGACAATCCACGACGTACTGCTACTGCTCGGTATGTTCATCGTCTTCCAGATGGAGTTCAATCTCTGGAGTATCGCCGCTTTGCTCGCGATAGTCGGCTACTCGCTCAATGATACGGTCGTCATCTACGACCGCGTGCGCGAAAATTTGCGACGATACGGCAACAGCATGTCGCTGTCGGCGCTTCTCGATGCATCGATCAACCAGACCCTGTCGCGCACGATTCTGACATCGCTTGCAACGTTTCTGGCGTTGATCGTTCTCTATCTCTATGGTGGCGAGGACGTGAAATCATTCTCGCTGGTCCTCGGTGTCGGCATTATCGTCGCAACCTACTCGTCGATCTTCGTGGCTGGCCCGTTGCTGATGCTGTTTGGCCTCAAAGGCAGGGATGTCACGGACAACGGAACGTCGGCGGTGTCCGGCCAGAGTGGAGCGTAA
- a CDS encoding Mth938-like domain-containing protein, whose product MVKGIEIRDAHFPGRAPIDAYGNGGFRFADMSHRGSILCLPSGIHGWEPKTLPLLTIADFSLVLEQAADIEILLVGTGTDLRRLPQELRDEMRKHRISSDPMSTGAAVRTYNVLLAEDRAVAAALIAVD is encoded by the coding sequence TTGGTCAAAGGCATTGAAATTCGGGATGCGCACTTTCCGGGGCGTGCACCCATCGATGCCTATGGCAATGGCGGCTTTCGCTTCGCGGACATGTCGCATCGCGGTTCCATACTCTGTCTCCCATCCGGCATTCATGGCTGGGAGCCGAAAACCCTGCCACTGCTGACGATCGCCGATTTCTCGCTTGTACTAGAACAGGCCGCCGATATCGAAATTTTACTGGTGGGGACGGGGACTGATTTGCGGCGGCTGCCGCAGGAGCTTCGCGATGAAATGCGCAAGCACCGTATATCGTCCGATCCTATGAGCACCGGTGCAGCAGTGCGGACCTACAATGTGTTGTTGGCGGAGGATCGCGCAGTGGCCGCGGCGTTGATTGCAGTGGATTGA
- a CDS encoding phytoene/squalene synthase family protein: MNANETHCLQLLRDADADRYLSVLYAPEDKRGALAALFAFNTEIARIRDLIHDPLPGEIRLQWWRDLINGTALGETSGNPVAAALLDAIKTYELPRAAFDNYCEARIFDLYNDPMPSRNDLEGYCGETASALIQLASLILDAAKAPEHANVAGHAGVAQAITGLLRLLPLHRRRGQIYIPADILATVGCSGTMLLDGSDQSAVTRAIDAMIALAGDHLAKFETAMKTLPATLRPAYLPAAMAPVYLKKLKASGLNAATEIADISPLRRQWAMFRASTR; this comes from the coding sequence ATGAACGCCAATGAAACCCACTGCTTGCAATTGTTGCGGGATGCCGATGCGGACCGCTATCTTTCAGTGCTGTATGCGCCGGAAGACAAGCGCGGGGCATTGGCAGCGCTCTTTGCTTTCAACACCGAAATTGCCCGTATTCGTGATCTGATTCATGATCCGTTGCCGGGTGAAATCCGGCTGCAATGGTGGCGCGATCTCATCAACGGAACAGCGCTTGGTGAGACGTCGGGAAATCCCGTCGCCGCAGCGCTATTGGATGCGATCAAAACGTATGAATTGCCCCGTGCTGCCTTCGACAATTATTGTGAGGCGCGGATATTCGACCTCTACAATGACCCGATGCCAAGCCGCAACGACCTGGAGGGATATTGCGGCGAGACAGCTTCGGCGCTTATCCAACTCGCCTCCTTGATCCTGGATGCCGCCAAGGCACCTGAACACGCCAACGTGGCTGGCCATGCCGGTGTAGCGCAGGCGATCACCGGCCTGCTGCGTCTGTTGCCACTGCACCGCCGCCGTGGTCAGATATACATCCCCGCCGATATTCTGGCGACCGTTGGCTGCAGTGGGACTATGTTGCTGGACGGCTCCGATCAATCAGCGGTCACACGTGCGATCGACGCGATGATCGCGCTCGCCGGGGATCATCTCGCAAAATTCGAAACGGCTATGAAGACGTTGCCGGCGACACTTCGCCCGGCCTATCTGCCAGCAGCGATGGCTCCGGTATATCTGAAGAAGCTGAAAGCCAGTGGCTTGAATGCCGCCACAGAAATTGCCGACATCTCGCCGCTTCGCCGCCAATGGGCGATGTTCAGGGCTTCAACGCGCTAG
- the trmFO gene encoding methylenetetrahydrofolate--tRNA-(uracil(54)-C(5))-methyltransferase (FADH(2)-oxidizing) TrmFO → MSHKPVHIVGGGLAGSEASWQLAEAGIPVILHEMRPVRGTDAHKTKDLAELVCSNSFRSDDAETNAVGVLHAEMRLANSLIMAAADANQVPAGSALAVDRDGFAAAVTARIEAHPLITIQREEITGLPPADWDKVIIATGPLTAPSLAEAIGKETSADALAFFDAIAPIVHFDSIDMDTCWFQSRYDKVGPGGNGKDYINCPMTKEQYEAFIQALVTGDKTEFKEWEGTPYFDGCLPIEVMAERGPETLRHGPMKPMGLTNAHNPTVKAYAVVQLRQDNALGTLYNMVGFQTKLKYGAQTDIFRMIPGLENAEFARLGGLHRNTYLNSPLLLDPTLQLKTRPGLRFAGQITGCEGYVESAAIGLLAGRFTAAERLGQAYTPPPLTTAFGALLGHITGGHLVTDEEPGKRSFQPMNVNYGLFPPMETPKIEGKRLRGKEKSNAKKRAMSARALADCRIWLGLPAIAEAAE, encoded by the coding sequence ATGTCACACAAACCAGTTCATATTGTTGGCGGCGGTCTCGCCGGTTCCGAAGCATCATGGCAGCTTGCCGAGGCGGGTATTCCCGTCATCCTGCATGAGATGCGCCCGGTTCGCGGCACCGACGCGCACAAGACAAAAGATTTGGCCGAGCTCGTTTGTTCCAATTCTTTCCGCTCGGATGACGCCGAAACCAATGCGGTCGGCGTGCTGCATGCGGAGATGCGCCTCGCCAATTCACTCATCATGGCCGCTGCAGATGCGAACCAAGTGCCGGCCGGTAGTGCTTTGGCTGTCGATCGCGATGGCTTCGCTGCGGCCGTCACCGCCCGCATTGAAGCGCATCCCCTGATCACCATCCAGCGCGAGGAAATCACCGGCCTGCCGCCCGCTGACTGGGACAAGGTCATCATCGCCACGGGCCCGCTGACTGCGCCATCGCTTGCCGAAGCCATCGGCAAGGAAACCAGCGCGGACGCCCTGGCCTTTTTCGACGCTATTGCACCAATTGTCCATTTCGATTCCATCGATATGGATACCTGCTGGTTCCAGTCGCGCTATGACAAGGTTGGACCGGGCGGCAATGGCAAGGACTATATCAACTGCCCGATGACCAAGGAGCAGTACGAGGCGTTCATTCAAGCGCTTGTCACAGGCGACAAGACCGAGTTCAAGGAATGGGAAGGCACGCCCTACTTCGACGGCTGCCTGCCGATCGAGGTAATGGCCGAGCGCGGGCCCGAAACATTGCGCCATGGCCCGATGAAGCCGATGGGGCTGACCAATGCACACAACCCGACCGTCAAGGCCTATGCTGTGGTTCAGTTGCGGCAGGACAATGCACTCGGGACGCTCTATAATATGGTTGGATTCCAGACAAAATTGAAATACGGCGCCCAAACCGACATCTTCAGAATGATCCCGGGGCTGGAGAACGCCGAGTTTGCACGTCTCGGTGGGCTGCATCGCAATACATATCTGAATTCGCCGCTTCTGCTCGATCCGACCCTGCAGCTCAAAACCCGGCCGGGCTTGCGTTTTGCCGGCCAGATCACCGGGTGCGAGGGCTATGTTGAATCCGCCGCCATCGGTCTGCTGGCGGGCCGGTTTACCGCGGCTGAAAGGCTGGGCCAGGCCTATACGCCTCCACCCCTGACGACGGCTTTTGGCGCTCTCCTCGGTCATATCACCGGCGGGCATCTCGTGACAGATGAAGAACCGGGCAAGCGCTCGTTCCAGCCGATGAATGTCAATTACGGCCTGTTTCCGCCAATGGAGACGCCGAAGATTGAAGGCAAGCGTCTGCGCGGCAAGGAGAAGTCGAATGCCAAGAAGCGCGCCATGAGCGCGCGTGCGCTGGCCGACTGCCGGATTTGGCTCGGCCTGCCGGCAATTGCAGAAGCGGCGGAATAG